The following coding sequences lie in one Rutidosis leptorrhynchoides isolate AG116_Rl617_1_P2 chromosome 4, CSIRO_AGI_Rlap_v1, whole genome shotgun sequence genomic window:
- the LOC139840746 gene encoding uncharacterized mitochondrial protein AtMg00810-like, producing MASNKLHGLGIKGLKNFVFTLGFSHSRCDHSLFIYKNGHEIAYILLYIDDIIITASSDSLRQFFMRKLANEFAMKDLGELSYFLSISVHRTSQGLFLSQSKYAREIIDRADMSSCKPSHTPVESKSKLSSSVGAPYHDPTFYRSLASALQYLTFTRPGISYAVQQICLHMHDPHEAHMAVLKQNCVIYKVRYILVFIYPSAIRNTWFHIPMLIGPVVPIPCDLRQVIFGDNLISWSSKRQPTLSHIVSESCWMRNLLLELHCPIDKATLVYCENVSVIFLSSNPVQHQRTKHIELDIHFVREKVARGQVRVLHVPSRYRKADIFTKGLPRLLFEDFLVSLNVRDSPVSTAEVY from the coding sequence ATGGCCTCAAACAAGCTCCACGGGCTTGGTATCAAAGGTTTGAAAAATTTTGTTTTCACACTTGGATTCTCTCATAGTCGTTGTGACCATTCtttgtttatatataaaaatggtCATGAAATTGCATACATACTTCTGTACATAGACGACATCATCATTACAGCATCATCTGATTCTTTACGACAATTTTTTATGCGCAAGTTGGCCAACGAATTTGCGATGAAAGATCTTGGCGAACTCAGTTACTTTCTTAGTATTTCTGTGCATCGTACATCTCAGGGACTATTCTTAAGTCAGTCTAAATACGCTCGCGAGATAATTGATCGTGCAGATATGTCTTCATGTAAACCATCACACACGCCTGTTGAATCCAAGTCGAAACTTAGTTCTTCAGTCGGTGCTCCATATCATGATCCCACTTTTTATAGAAGTCTCGCAAGCGCACTTCAATATCTTACTTTTACTAGGCCAGGTATTTCATACGCGGTACAACAAATTTGTCTCCATATGCATGATCCACATGAGGCTCACATGGCTGTTCTTAAACAAAATTGCGTTATATACAAGGTACGATACATTTTGGTCTTCATTTATCCAAGTGCAATACGCAACACCTGGTTTCATATACCGATGCTGATTGGGCCGGTTGTCCCGATACCATGCGATCTACGTCAGGTTATTTTTGGGGATAACCTTATATCATGGTCTTCTAAACGGCAACCCACTCTCTCGCACATTGTCTCCGAGTCTTGCTGGATGCGTAACCTTTTGCTAGAACTACATTGCCCTATTGACAAAGCGACCTTGGTATATTGTGAAAATGTAAGCGTGATTTTTCTGTCAAGTAATCCAGTTCAACATCAACGTACAAAACACATAGAATTAGATATACATTTTGTACGTGAAAAAGTGGCTCGTGGACAAGTTAGGGTTCTACATGTTCCATCTCGTTATCGAAAAGCTGATATCTTTACCAAAGGGCTACCTCGTTTATTATTTGAAGATTTTCTGGTCAGTCTCAATGTTCGCGATTCTCCCGTTTCGACTGCGGAGGTGTATTAG